The following are from one region of the Prionailurus bengalensis isolate Pbe53 chromosome A2, Fcat_Pben_1.1_paternal_pri, whole genome shotgun sequence genome:
- the CRLF1 gene encoding cytokine receptor-like factor 1 isoform X2, giving the protein MPAGRPGPAAQSARRPPPLLPLLLLCVLGAPRAGSGAHTAVISPQDPTLLIGSSLQATCSVHGDPSGATAEGLYWTLNGRRLAPELSRVLNASTLALALANLNGSRQQSGDNLVCHARDGSILAGSCLYVGLPPEKPFNISCWSKNMKDLTCRWTPGAHGETFLHTNYSLKYKLRWYGQDNTCEEYHTVGPHSCHIPKDLALFTPYEIWVEATNRLGSARSDVLTLDILDVVTTDPPPDVHVSRVGGLEDQLSVRWVSPPALKDFLFQAKYQIRYRVEDSVDWKVVDDVSNQTSCRLAGLKPGTVYFVQVRCNPFGIYGSKKAGIWSEWSHPTAASTPRSERPGPGGGACEPRGGEPSSGPVRRELKQFLGWLKKHAYCSNLSFRLYDQWRAWMQKSHKTRNQHRTRGSCPRAEGARREGHPLQHPRTQRQWSSYRRRVLYCGRCSKLRGSRRPGGA; this is encoded by the exons ATGCCCGCCGGCCGCCCGGGCCCCGCCGCCCAATCCGCGCGgcggccgccgccgctgctgccccTACTGCTACTCTGCGTCCTCGGGGCGCCGAGAGCCGGATCAGGAGCCC ACACGGCTGTCATCAGCCCCCAGGACCCCACGCTCCTCATCGGCTCCTCCCTGCAGGCCACATGCTCAGTGCACGGGGACCCGTCAGGCGCCACAGCTGAGGGCCTCTACTGGACCCTCAACGGACGCCGCCTAGCCCCCGAGCTCTCCCGTGTGCTCAACGCCTCCACCCTGGCCCTCGCCCTGGCCAACCTCAACGGATCCAGGCAGCAGTCAGGCGACAACCTCGTGTGCCACGCTCGTGACGGCAGCATCCTGGCTGGCTCCTGTCTCTATGTTGGCT tGCCCCCAGAGAAACCCTTCAACATCAGCTGCTGGTCCAAGAACATGAAGGACCTGACATGCCGCTGGACGCCGGGAGCCCATGGGGAAACCTTCCTCCACACCAACTACTCTCTCAAGTACAAGCTgag GTGGTACGGGCAGGACAACACGTGTGAGGAGTACCACACGGTAGGGCCTCATTCCTGCCACATCCCCAAGGACCTGGCTCTCTTTACGCCCTATGAGATCTGGGTAGAGGCCACCAACCGGCTGGGCTCGGCCCGCTCCGATGTGCTCACCCTGGACATCCTGGATGTgg TGACCACCGACCCCCCACCCGATGTGCACGTGAGCCGAGTTGGGGGCCTGGAGGACCAGCTGAGCGTACGCTGGGTTTCCCCGCCGGCCCTCAAGGACTTCCTCTTCCAAGCCAAGTACCAAATCCGCTACCGAGTGGAGGACAGCGTGGATTGGAAG GTGGTGGACGATGTGAGCAACCAGACCTCCTGCCGCCTGGCCGGCCTGAAGCCAGGCACAGTCTACTTCGTACAAGTGCGCTGCAATCCCTTTGGCATCTACGGCTCCAAGAAGGCAGGGATCTGGAGCGAGTGGAGCCACCCCACGGCCGCCTCCACCCCTCGCAGTG AGCGCCCGGGCCCGGGCGGCGGGGCTTGCGAGCCGCGGGGCGGCGAGCCGAGCTCGGGGCCGGTGCGGCGCGAGCTCAAGCAGTTCCTGGGCTGGCTCAAGAAGCACGCGTACTGCTCGAACCTGAGCTTCCGCCTCTACGACCAGTGGCGAGCCTGGATGCAGAAGTCACACAAGACCCGCAACCAG cACAGGACGAGGGGATCCTGCCCTCGGGCAGAAGGGGCACGACGAGAG GGACACCCACTCCAGCACCCCAGGACACAGAGACAGTGGAGCAGCTACAGACGAAGGGTTCTTTATTGTGGGAGGTGCAGCAAACTCAGGGGCAGTCGGCGACCTGGTGGAGCGTGA
- the CRLF1 gene encoding cytokine receptor-like factor 1 isoform X4, whose protein sequence is MPAGRPGPAAQSARRPPPLLPLLLLCVLGAPRAGSGAHTAVISPQDPTLLIGSSLQATCSVHGDPSGATAEGLYWTLNGRRLAPELSRVLNASTLALALANLNGSRQQSGDNLVCHARDGSILAGSCLYVGLPPEKPFNISCWSKNMKDLTCRWTPGAHGETFLHTNYSLKYKLRWYGQDNTCEEYHTVGPHSCHIPKDLALFTPYEIWVEATNRLGSARSDVLTLDILDVVTTDPPPDVHVSRVGGLEDQLSVRWVSPPALKDFLFQAKYQIRYRVEDSVDWKVVDDVSNQTSCRLAGLKPGTVYFVQVRCNPFGIYGSKKAGIWSEWSHPTAASTPRSERPGPGGGACEPRGGEPSSGPVRRELKQFLGWLKKHAYCSNLSFRLYDQWRAWMQKSHKTRNQDEGILPSGRRGTTRGPAR, encoded by the exons ATGCCCGCCGGCCGCCCGGGCCCCGCCGCCCAATCCGCGCGgcggccgccgccgctgctgccccTACTGCTACTCTGCGTCCTCGGGGCGCCGAGAGCCGGATCAGGAGCCC ACACGGCTGTCATCAGCCCCCAGGACCCCACGCTCCTCATCGGCTCCTCCCTGCAGGCCACATGCTCAGTGCACGGGGACCCGTCAGGCGCCACAGCTGAGGGCCTCTACTGGACCCTCAACGGACGCCGCCTAGCCCCCGAGCTCTCCCGTGTGCTCAACGCCTCCACCCTGGCCCTCGCCCTGGCCAACCTCAACGGATCCAGGCAGCAGTCAGGCGACAACCTCGTGTGCCACGCTCGTGACGGCAGCATCCTGGCTGGCTCCTGTCTCTATGTTGGCT tGCCCCCAGAGAAACCCTTCAACATCAGCTGCTGGTCCAAGAACATGAAGGACCTGACATGCCGCTGGACGCCGGGAGCCCATGGGGAAACCTTCCTCCACACCAACTACTCTCTCAAGTACAAGCTgag GTGGTACGGGCAGGACAACACGTGTGAGGAGTACCACACGGTAGGGCCTCATTCCTGCCACATCCCCAAGGACCTGGCTCTCTTTACGCCCTATGAGATCTGGGTAGAGGCCACCAACCGGCTGGGCTCGGCCCGCTCCGATGTGCTCACCCTGGACATCCTGGATGTgg TGACCACCGACCCCCCACCCGATGTGCACGTGAGCCGAGTTGGGGGCCTGGAGGACCAGCTGAGCGTACGCTGGGTTTCCCCGCCGGCCCTCAAGGACTTCCTCTTCCAAGCCAAGTACCAAATCCGCTACCGAGTGGAGGACAGCGTGGATTGGAAG GTGGTGGACGATGTGAGCAACCAGACCTCCTGCCGCCTGGCCGGCCTGAAGCCAGGCACAGTCTACTTCGTACAAGTGCGCTGCAATCCCTTTGGCATCTACGGCTCCAAGAAGGCAGGGATCTGGAGCGAGTGGAGCCACCCCACGGCCGCCTCCACCCCTCGCAGTG AGCGCCCGGGCCCGGGCGGCGGGGCTTGCGAGCCGCGGGGCGGCGAGCCGAGCTCGGGGCCGGTGCGGCGCGAGCTCAAGCAGTTCCTGGGCTGGCTCAAGAAGCACGCGTACTGCTCGAACCTGAGCTTCCGCCTCTACGACCAGTGGCGAGCCTGGATGCAGAAGTCACACAAGACCCGCAACCAG GACGAGGGGATCCTGCCCTCGGGCAGAAGGGGCACGACGAGAG GTCCTGCCAGATAA
- the CRLF1 gene encoding cytokine receptor-like factor 1 isoform X3 codes for MPAGRPGPAAQSARRPPPLLPLLLLCVLGAPRAGSGAHTAVISPQDPTLLIGSSLQATCSVHGDPSGATAEGLYWTLNGRRLAPELSRVLNASTLALALANLNGSRQQSGDNLVCHARDGSILAGSCLYVGLPPEKPFNISCWSKNMKDLTCRWTPGAHGETFLHTNYSLKYKLRWYGQDNTCEEYHTVGPHSCHIPKDLALFTPYEIWVEATNRLGSARSDVLTLDILDVVTTDPPPDVHVSRVGGLEDQLSVRWVSPPALKDFLFQAKYQIRYRVEDSVDWKVVDDVSNQTSCRLAGLKPGTVYFVQVRCNPFGIYGSKKAGIWSEWSHPTAASTPRSERPGPGGGACEPRGGEPSSGPVRRELKQFLGWLKKHAYCSNLSFRLYDQWRAWMQKSHKTRNQHRTRGSCPRAEGARREVLPDKL; via the exons ATGCCCGCCGGCCGCCCGGGCCCCGCCGCCCAATCCGCGCGgcggccgccgccgctgctgccccTACTGCTACTCTGCGTCCTCGGGGCGCCGAGAGCCGGATCAGGAGCCC ACACGGCTGTCATCAGCCCCCAGGACCCCACGCTCCTCATCGGCTCCTCCCTGCAGGCCACATGCTCAGTGCACGGGGACCCGTCAGGCGCCACAGCTGAGGGCCTCTACTGGACCCTCAACGGACGCCGCCTAGCCCCCGAGCTCTCCCGTGTGCTCAACGCCTCCACCCTGGCCCTCGCCCTGGCCAACCTCAACGGATCCAGGCAGCAGTCAGGCGACAACCTCGTGTGCCACGCTCGTGACGGCAGCATCCTGGCTGGCTCCTGTCTCTATGTTGGCT tGCCCCCAGAGAAACCCTTCAACATCAGCTGCTGGTCCAAGAACATGAAGGACCTGACATGCCGCTGGACGCCGGGAGCCCATGGGGAAACCTTCCTCCACACCAACTACTCTCTCAAGTACAAGCTgag GTGGTACGGGCAGGACAACACGTGTGAGGAGTACCACACGGTAGGGCCTCATTCCTGCCACATCCCCAAGGACCTGGCTCTCTTTACGCCCTATGAGATCTGGGTAGAGGCCACCAACCGGCTGGGCTCGGCCCGCTCCGATGTGCTCACCCTGGACATCCTGGATGTgg TGACCACCGACCCCCCACCCGATGTGCACGTGAGCCGAGTTGGGGGCCTGGAGGACCAGCTGAGCGTACGCTGGGTTTCCCCGCCGGCCCTCAAGGACTTCCTCTTCCAAGCCAAGTACCAAATCCGCTACCGAGTGGAGGACAGCGTGGATTGGAAG GTGGTGGACGATGTGAGCAACCAGACCTCCTGCCGCCTGGCCGGCCTGAAGCCAGGCACAGTCTACTTCGTACAAGTGCGCTGCAATCCCTTTGGCATCTACGGCTCCAAGAAGGCAGGGATCTGGAGCGAGTGGAGCCACCCCACGGCCGCCTCCACCCCTCGCAGTG AGCGCCCGGGCCCGGGCGGCGGGGCTTGCGAGCCGCGGGGCGGCGAGCCGAGCTCGGGGCCGGTGCGGCGCGAGCTCAAGCAGTTCCTGGGCTGGCTCAAGAAGCACGCGTACTGCTCGAACCTGAGCTTCCGCCTCTACGACCAGTGGCGAGCCTGGATGCAGAAGTCACACAAGACCCGCAACCAG cACAGGACGAGGGGATCCTGCCCTCGGGCAGAAGGGGCACGACGAGAG GTCCTGCCAGATAAGCTCTAG
- the CRLF1 gene encoding cytokine receptor-like factor 1 isoform X1 → MPAGRPGPAAQSARRPPPLLPLLLLCVLGAPRAGSGAHTAVISPQDPTLLIGSSLQATCSVHGDPSGATAEGLYWTLNGRRLAPELSRVLNASTLALALANLNGSRQQSGDNLVCHARDGSILAGSCLYVGLPPEKPFNISCWSKNMKDLTCRWTPGAHGETFLHTNYSLKYKLRWYGQDNTCEEYHTVGPHSCHIPKDLALFTPYEIWVEATNRLGSARSDVLTLDILDVVTTDPPPDVHVSRVGGLEDQLSVRWVSPPALKDFLFQAKYQIRYRVEDSVDWKVVDDVSNQTSCRLAGLKPGTVYFVQVRCNPFGIYGSKKAGIWSEWSHPTAASTPRSERPGPGGGACEPRGGEPSSGPVRRELKQFLGWLKKHAYCSNLSFRLYDQWRAWMQKSHKTRNQDEGILPSGRRGTTRGTPTPAPQDTETVEQLQTKGSLLWEVQQTQGQSATWWSVTPAS, encoded by the exons ATGCCCGCCGGCCGCCCGGGCCCCGCCGCCCAATCCGCGCGgcggccgccgccgctgctgccccTACTGCTACTCTGCGTCCTCGGGGCGCCGAGAGCCGGATCAGGAGCCC ACACGGCTGTCATCAGCCCCCAGGACCCCACGCTCCTCATCGGCTCCTCCCTGCAGGCCACATGCTCAGTGCACGGGGACCCGTCAGGCGCCACAGCTGAGGGCCTCTACTGGACCCTCAACGGACGCCGCCTAGCCCCCGAGCTCTCCCGTGTGCTCAACGCCTCCACCCTGGCCCTCGCCCTGGCCAACCTCAACGGATCCAGGCAGCAGTCAGGCGACAACCTCGTGTGCCACGCTCGTGACGGCAGCATCCTGGCTGGCTCCTGTCTCTATGTTGGCT tGCCCCCAGAGAAACCCTTCAACATCAGCTGCTGGTCCAAGAACATGAAGGACCTGACATGCCGCTGGACGCCGGGAGCCCATGGGGAAACCTTCCTCCACACCAACTACTCTCTCAAGTACAAGCTgag GTGGTACGGGCAGGACAACACGTGTGAGGAGTACCACACGGTAGGGCCTCATTCCTGCCACATCCCCAAGGACCTGGCTCTCTTTACGCCCTATGAGATCTGGGTAGAGGCCACCAACCGGCTGGGCTCGGCCCGCTCCGATGTGCTCACCCTGGACATCCTGGATGTgg TGACCACCGACCCCCCACCCGATGTGCACGTGAGCCGAGTTGGGGGCCTGGAGGACCAGCTGAGCGTACGCTGGGTTTCCCCGCCGGCCCTCAAGGACTTCCTCTTCCAAGCCAAGTACCAAATCCGCTACCGAGTGGAGGACAGCGTGGATTGGAAG GTGGTGGACGATGTGAGCAACCAGACCTCCTGCCGCCTGGCCGGCCTGAAGCCAGGCACAGTCTACTTCGTACAAGTGCGCTGCAATCCCTTTGGCATCTACGGCTCCAAGAAGGCAGGGATCTGGAGCGAGTGGAGCCACCCCACGGCCGCCTCCACCCCTCGCAGTG AGCGCCCGGGCCCGGGCGGCGGGGCTTGCGAGCCGCGGGGCGGCGAGCCGAGCTCGGGGCCGGTGCGGCGCGAGCTCAAGCAGTTCCTGGGCTGGCTCAAGAAGCACGCGTACTGCTCGAACCTGAGCTTCCGCCTCTACGACCAGTGGCGAGCCTGGATGCAGAAGTCACACAAGACCCGCAACCAG GACGAGGGGATCCTGCCCTCGGGCAGAAGGGGCACGACGAGAG GGACACCCACTCCAGCACCCCAGGACACAGAGACAGTGGAGCAGCTACAGACGAAGGGTTCTTTATTGTGGGAGGTGCAGCAAACTCAGGGGCAGTCGGCGACCTGGTGGAGCGTGACCCCAGCCAGCTGA
- the CRLF1 gene encoding cytokine receptor-like factor 1 isoform X5: protein MPAGRPGPAAQSARRPPPLLPLLLLCVLGAPRAGSGAHTAVISPQDPTLLIGSSLQATCSVHGDPSGATAEGLYWTLNGRRLAPELSRVLNASTLALALANLNGSRQQSGDNLVCHARDGSILAGSCLYVGLPPEKPFNISCWSKNMKDLTCRWTPGAHGETFLHTNYSLKYKLRWYGQDNTCEEYHTVGPHSCHIPKDLALFTPYEIWVEATNRLGSARSDVLTLDILDVVTTDPPPDVHVSRVGGLEDQLSVRWVSPPALKDFLFQAKYQIRYRVEDSVDWKVVDDVSNQTSCRLAGLKPGTVYFVQVRCNPFGIYGSKKAGIWSEWSHPTAASTPRSERPGPGGGACEPRGGEPSSGPVRRELKQFLGWLKKHAYCSNLSFRLYDQWRAWMQKSHKTRNQDEGILPSGRRGTTRG, encoded by the exons ATGCCCGCCGGCCGCCCGGGCCCCGCCGCCCAATCCGCGCGgcggccgccgccgctgctgccccTACTGCTACTCTGCGTCCTCGGGGCGCCGAGAGCCGGATCAGGAGCCC ACACGGCTGTCATCAGCCCCCAGGACCCCACGCTCCTCATCGGCTCCTCCCTGCAGGCCACATGCTCAGTGCACGGGGACCCGTCAGGCGCCACAGCTGAGGGCCTCTACTGGACCCTCAACGGACGCCGCCTAGCCCCCGAGCTCTCCCGTGTGCTCAACGCCTCCACCCTGGCCCTCGCCCTGGCCAACCTCAACGGATCCAGGCAGCAGTCAGGCGACAACCTCGTGTGCCACGCTCGTGACGGCAGCATCCTGGCTGGCTCCTGTCTCTATGTTGGCT tGCCCCCAGAGAAACCCTTCAACATCAGCTGCTGGTCCAAGAACATGAAGGACCTGACATGCCGCTGGACGCCGGGAGCCCATGGGGAAACCTTCCTCCACACCAACTACTCTCTCAAGTACAAGCTgag GTGGTACGGGCAGGACAACACGTGTGAGGAGTACCACACGGTAGGGCCTCATTCCTGCCACATCCCCAAGGACCTGGCTCTCTTTACGCCCTATGAGATCTGGGTAGAGGCCACCAACCGGCTGGGCTCGGCCCGCTCCGATGTGCTCACCCTGGACATCCTGGATGTgg TGACCACCGACCCCCCACCCGATGTGCACGTGAGCCGAGTTGGGGGCCTGGAGGACCAGCTGAGCGTACGCTGGGTTTCCCCGCCGGCCCTCAAGGACTTCCTCTTCCAAGCCAAGTACCAAATCCGCTACCGAGTGGAGGACAGCGTGGATTGGAAG GTGGTGGACGATGTGAGCAACCAGACCTCCTGCCGCCTGGCCGGCCTGAAGCCAGGCACAGTCTACTTCGTACAAGTGCGCTGCAATCCCTTTGGCATCTACGGCTCCAAGAAGGCAGGGATCTGGAGCGAGTGGAGCCACCCCACGGCCGCCTCCACCCCTCGCAGTG AGCGCCCGGGCCCGGGCGGCGGGGCTTGCGAGCCGCGGGGCGGCGAGCCGAGCTCGGGGCCGGTGCGGCGCGAGCTCAAGCAGTTCCTGGGCTGGCTCAAGAAGCACGCGTACTGCTCGAACCTGAGCTTCCGCCTCTACGACCAGTGGCGAGCCTGGATGCAGAAGTCACACAAGACCCGCAACCAG GACGAGGGGATCCTGCCCTCGGGCAGAAGGGGCACGACGAGAG GGTAA